Proteins found in one Sporomusaceae bacterium genomic segment:
- a CDS encoding DEAD/DEAH box helicase — MEDRAYQRDAKAAIFREWESGNRKTLLVLPTGTGKTIVFAKVAEDCVRAGERVLILAHRAELLDQAADKIKKTTGLVTAVEKADQSCLGSWYRVVVGSVQSLMRESRLRQFDKKYFDKVIVDEAHHALSDSYQNVLQHFEEADVLGVTATPDRGDMRNLGQYFDSLAYEYTLPKAIKEGYLSPIKAQTIPLKLDLTGVGMQSGDFKAADLGTALDPYLHQIAEEMKKYCQGRKTVVFLPLIKTSQKFRDILTQAGFRAAEVNGTSDDRAEVLADFDAGRYDVLCNSMLLTEGWDCPSVDCIIVLRPTKIRSLYCQMVGRGTRLHPGKEELLLLDFLWHTERHELCRPAHLIATNEEVAKKMTEKLEEAGCPLDIVAVETAAAEDVVAAREEALAKKLAEMKSRKRKLVDPLQFEMSIQAEDLSSYVPSFGWEMGPPSESQVKTLEKLGIFPDEIDNAGKASKLLDRLNIRRMEGLTTPKQIRFLESRGFQHVGAWQFEHAKKLIDRIAAQGWHIPPGIVPQNYHPEVRDIG; from the coding sequence ATGGAAGACCGGGCGTATCAGCGGGACGCGAAGGCAGCGATTTTTCGGGAGTGGGAATCCGGCAACCGGAAAACGCTGCTCGTCCTCCCGACGGGCACGGGAAAAACCATCGTCTTCGCCAAGGTGGCCGAGGACTGCGTTAGGGCTGGTGAGCGGGTGCTGATACTCGCTCACCGGGCCGAGCTCCTGGACCAGGCCGCCGATAAGATCAAGAAGACCACAGGCCTCGTCACGGCGGTGGAAAAAGCAGATCAAAGCTGTCTAGGCAGCTGGTACCGTGTCGTTGTCGGTTCGGTGCAGTCCCTCATGCGGGAGTCCCGGCTGCGGCAGTTTGACAAAAAATATTTTGACAAAGTTATCGTCGACGAAGCCCACCACGCTCTCTCAGACAGCTACCAGAATGTTCTGCAGCACTTTGAGGAGGCCGACGTCCTCGGCGTTACAGCCACCCCGGACCGCGGCGACATGCGCAACCTTGGCCAGTATTTTGACAGCCTGGCCTACGAATACACGCTCCCCAAGGCCATCAAGGAAGGCTACCTGAGCCCGATCAAGGCGCAGACCATCCCCTTGAAACTCGACTTGACCGGCGTGGGCATGCAGAGCGGCGATTTTAAGGCCGCCGACCTCGGGACGGCCCTGGACCCCTACCTCCACCAGATCGCCGAGGAAATGAAAAAGTATTGCCAGGGGCGAAAGACCGTCGTATTTCTGCCCCTGATTAAGACCAGCCAGAAGTTCAGAGATATTCTCACCCAGGCCGGCTTCCGGGCCGCCGAGGTCAACGGGACAAGCGATGACCGGGCCGAGGTGCTGGCGGATTTCGACGCTGGCCGGTATGACGTGCTCTGCAATTCGATGCTGCTCACCGAGGGCTGGGACTGCCCGAGCGTGGACTGCATCATCGTCCTCAGGCCGACGAAGATCCGCAGCCTGTACTGTCAGATGGTTGGCCGCGGCACCCGACTCCACCCCGGGAAGGAAGAGCTCCTGCTGCTGGATTTCCTCTGGCACACGGAGCGCCACGAGCTCTGCCGGCCGGCCCACCTGATCGCCACCAACGAGGAAGTCGCTAAGAAGATGACCGAGAAGCTCGAGGAAGCTGGCTGCCCGCTCGACATCGTGGCAGTGGAGACGGCCGCGGCCGAAGATGTGGTGGCGGCCAGGGAAGAAGCCTTGGCCAAGAAGCTGGCGGAAATGAAATCCCGCAAGCGCAAGCTCGTCGACCCGCTTCAGTTCGAGATGTCGATTCAAGCGGAAGACCTGTCGAGCTATGTGCCGAGCTTCGGTTGGGAAATGGGGCCACCCAGTGAAAGCCAGGTCAAAACGCTGGAGAAGTTGGGCATCTTCCCCGACGAGATCGATAACGCCGGCAAGGCATCGAAGCTCCTGGACCGGCTCAATATCCGGCGGATGGAAGGGCTTACGACTCCCAAGCAG
- a CDS encoding DUF669 domain-containing protein — protein MAYNNEFGGTDVGVELDWESEIEKESPEYITLPEGEYEFEVISFERARYSGGDKLPACNQAKLKLQVTVSDGVATINHNLFLHSRTEGILSAFFNCIGQKKHGEKLKMDWNKVIGSKGRAKIGTRVYEGKTLNEVKKFLEPAEEAQPAGSKKFQTGKF, from the coding sequence ATGGCTTACAATAACGAATTTGGTGGAACTGACGTGGGAGTGGAACTGGATTGGGAGTCGGAGATCGAGAAAGAGTCTCCGGAATACATTACGCTGCCCGAGGGTGAGTATGAATTCGAGGTCATCAGCTTTGAGCGCGCCCGGTATTCCGGCGGCGACAAACTGCCGGCTTGCAACCAGGCGAAGCTGAAACTTCAGGTGACGGTGTCGGATGGCGTCGCGACGATTAACCACAACCTGTTCCTTCACTCCCGGACCGAGGGCATCCTGAGCGCGTTCTTCAACTGCATCGGCCAGAAGAAGCACGGCGAAAAGCTGAAGATGGACTGGAATAAAGTCATCGGTTCCAAAGGGCGCGCCAAGATTGGCACCCGCGTCTACGAAGGAAAAACCTTAAATGAGGTCAAGAAATTCCTGGAGCCTGCGGAAGAGGCCCAGCCGGCCGGCAGCAAGAAGTTCCAAACCGGTAAATTCTAA